In Anaerobacillus isosaccharinicus, one genomic interval encodes:
- a CDS encoding BadF/BadG/BcrA/BcrD ATPase family protein: MSQTQFVIGIDVGSTTVKATVVNPISKEILWSKYKRHHTRQAELVLQFLEEMINEQCIEKSDDVRVFITGSGGLPLAEVLGAKFVQEVNAVTMAVEELHPNAGSVVELGGQDAKIIIFKENEKTGGKHAITSMNDKCASGTGATIDKCMIKVGMAEEEVMTLFFDDTKLHHVAAKCGVFAETDIVNLTKTGIPASEIMCSLANAIVMQNLSVLSRGNTLRHEVILLGGPNTYLPFLQDCWKKRIKEVWDERKYDYPTHKSIDELIYVPENSQYYAAYGSAIYGLFEPKNIGVFKGITELKDYIMFGRKAKLGESAGPPLAKTSGELAEFKKQYQIPSFQKANFQKGEIIRAVLGVDGGSTSSKAVLIDENGQVLFKAYQLSKGNPLKDTKELLKSLKEQAQVNGAKLEIIGFGATGYAADVLEKTLYTDVNIVETVAHMQSAVQIFGDIDVICDVGGQDIKVLFLKNGDIRNFRLSNQCSAGNGMLLQAMADQFGIPIHEYAEHAFQAELSPKFSYGCAVFLDTDRVNFQKEGYSKEELLAGLAYVLPKNIWQYVVQIPRMSELGKRFVLQGGTQNNLAAVKAQVDYIKERVPEAEVFVHPHTGEAGALGAAMEALRVIKRKGKTSFIGLDTAINIEYSTTNDETTVCHFCPNHCSRTFIDTVTPDGGTARYISGFSCEKGTVEDKVAVVALTKKRNELMKQYPNLVEYEAKRMFERVIEPHPLPSEDQLIEDVKMEKRIIPFFEPKKTKFQREFQRSSKEAEEIRKTIKIGIPRVLGIWSTAPFWRAYFETLGLDPKHIIFSDYTSEDLWQKGGKYGSVDPCYPSKVTQAHVHNLLTKQHEHYGLDYIFFPCITHLPTFLEATMDTSSCPIVSGSPNVIKAAFTKETDFFKNKNITYLDPAVTFAEKNFMMLQLFEIFEEILSITEDENNFAVEQGLLALQVFDQEMEEKGREILEDVERNGKLAILMIGRPYHSDPGLNHRVLEEYQVKGYPILSIRSIPKNQKWLTNYFQQDIQKDWITSPFDINDVWPENFSSNSAQKVWATKFAARHPNIALLDLSSFKCGHDAPTYGIIDSITGTANIPYSALHDIDANKPAGSIKIRVKTYHHSLKLREEILEDQLKVKGKRKIAIGNSEVEQTS, translated from the coding sequence ATGTCGCAAACGCAATTTGTTATTGGGATTGATGTCGGTTCAACAACTGTTAAGGCAACAGTCGTTAATCCTATTTCAAAAGAAATTTTATGGTCAAAATACAAGCGTCATCATACGAGACAAGCAGAGCTAGTATTACAGTTTCTAGAGGAAATGATTAATGAGCAATGCATAGAAAAAAGCGATGATGTTCGTGTTTTTATTACAGGTTCAGGTGGGTTACCACTAGCAGAAGTGCTTGGCGCCAAGTTTGTTCAAGAAGTAAATGCTGTGACGATGGCCGTAGAAGAACTTCACCCAAACGCTGGCAGTGTTGTTGAACTTGGGGGGCAAGACGCTAAAATTATTATTTTTAAGGAAAATGAAAAAACCGGTGGAAAACATGCCATTACATCTATGAATGATAAGTGTGCATCAGGGACAGGGGCTACCATTGATAAATGTATGATTAAAGTTGGAATGGCCGAGGAAGAGGTTATGACACTTTTTTTTGATGATACAAAACTTCATCATGTCGCCGCAAAATGTGGCGTCTTTGCTGAAACTGATATTGTTAATTTGACGAAAACTGGGATTCCAGCTTCTGAGATCATGTGTTCATTAGCCAATGCCATTGTTATGCAGAATTTATCTGTATTAAGTCGTGGCAATACATTACGACATGAAGTCATTCTTTTAGGTGGACCTAATACGTACTTGCCGTTTTTACAAGATTGTTGGAAAAAACGTATTAAAGAAGTGTGGGATGAACGGAAATATGATTATCCAACTCATAAATCAATTGACGAATTGATTTACGTACCAGAAAATTCTCAATACTATGCTGCGTATGGCTCTGCGATTTACGGATTATTCGAACCGAAAAACATTGGAGTTTTTAAGGGAATCACTGAGTTAAAAGATTATATTATGTTTGGTAGAAAAGCAAAACTAGGCGAGTCGGCAGGTCCACCACTCGCAAAAACGAGTGGTGAATTAGCTGAGTTTAAAAAGCAGTATCAAATTCCTTCATTTCAAAAAGCTAATTTTCAAAAAGGAGAAATCATTCGGGCAGTTTTAGGTGTAGATGGAGGATCGACATCATCCAAAGCGGTACTTATCGATGAAAATGGACAGGTTTTATTTAAAGCTTACCAGCTCTCAAAAGGAAACCCGCTTAAAGATACGAAGGAACTTTTAAAATCGCTAAAAGAACAAGCACAGGTCAATGGTGCTAAGCTAGAAATCATTGGCTTTGGGGCTACGGGTTATGCTGCTGATGTTTTAGAAAAGACTTTATATACAGATGTAAACATTGTAGAAACAGTCGCCCATATGCAAAGTGCCGTTCAGATTTTTGGCGATATTGATGTCATCTGTGATGTTGGTGGTCAGGATATAAAGGTCCTATTTTTGAAAAATGGTGATATTCGAAACTTCAGATTATCAAATCAGTGCTCAGCAGGAAACGGAATGCTTTTACAAGCAATGGCAGATCAATTTGGCATTCCAATTCACGAATATGCCGAACATGCCTTTCAAGCAGAGCTTTCTCCGAAGTTTTCCTATGGTTGTGCGGTATTTCTTGACACTGACCGAGTAAATTTTCAAAAAGAAGGCTATTCAAAAGAAGAGTTGTTAGCAGGTCTTGCTTATGTTCTTCCGAAAAACATTTGGCAATATGTTGTCCAAATCCCGCGAATGTCAGAGCTAGGGAAGCGTTTTGTTTTGCAAGGCGGGACGCAGAACAATTTAGCTGCTGTTAAAGCACAGGTAGATTATATTAAAGAACGTGTGCCAGAAGCAGAAGTGTTTGTCCATCCTCATACTGGTGAAGCAGGAGCACTTGGAGCTGCTATGGAAGCACTGCGAGTGATAAAGAGAAAAGGAAAAACGTCATTTATTGGATTAGATACAGCGATTAACATTGAGTATTCTACGACAAATGATGAAACGACTGTTTGTCATTTTTGCCCTAACCATTGTAGTCGAACGTTTATTGACACGGTAACACCAGATGGGGGCACGGCAAGGTACATCTCGGGATTTAGCTGTGAAAAGGGAACTGTTGAGGATAAAGTAGCAGTTGTCGCGCTAACAAAAAAGCGAAATGAATTAATGAAGCAGTATCCTAACTTAGTAGAATATGAAGCGAAACGAATGTTTGAACGAGTTATAGAGCCTCATCCTCTGCCATCTGAAGATCAATTGATCGAGGATGTAAAAATGGAAAAGAGAATTATTCCGTTTTTTGAGCCGAAGAAGACGAAGTTTCAGCGTGAATTTCAACGTTCCTCAAAAGAAGCAGAGGAAATACGGAAAACCATAAAAATTGGGATTCCTAGGGTTCTAGGAATATGGTCCACAGCTCCATTTTGGCGGGCGTATTTTGAGACGTTAGGATTAGATCCGAAGCACATTATTTTTAGTGATTATACGAGTGAAGATTTATGGCAGAAGGGTGGTAAATACGGTTCAGTTGATCCTTGTTATCCTTCAAAGGTTACACAGGCACATGTTCACAATTTATTAACGAAACAACATGAGCATTACGGATTAGATTATATCTTTTTTCCTTGCATCACTCATTTACCTACGTTTTTAGAAGCTACAATGGATACGTCAAGTTGTCCGATCGTTAGTGGGTCGCCAAATGTCATTAAAGCAGCTTTCACAAAGGAAACTGACTTTTTTAAAAATAAGAATATAACCTATCTTGATCCAGCAGTGACATTTGCTGAGAAAAACTTTATGATGCTACAGCTGTTTGAAATTTTCGAAGAGATTTTGTCAATCACCGAAGATGAAAATAATTTTGCAGTTGAACAGGGATTATTGGCGCTTCAAGTATTTGATCAAGAGATGGAGGAAAAGGGAAGAGAGATCTTAGAGGATGTAGAGAGAAATGGGAAGCTAGCGATATTAATGATTGGTAGACCTTATCATTCTGATCCGGGGCTTAACCATCGAGTTCTTGAGGAATATCAAGTTAAGGGTTATCCAATTTTATCGATCCGCTCCATTCCAAAAAATCAAAAGTGGTTAACAAACTACTTCCAACAAGACATCCAAAAAGATTGGATTACTAGTCCATTTGATATTAATGATGTTTGGCCAGAAAACTTTAGCTCAAATAGTGCTCAAAAGGTATGGGCAACAAAATTTGCAGCCAGGCACCCAAATATTGCTTTGTTAGATTTATCTAGTTTCAAATGCGGGCATGACGCTCCTACGTATGGAATTATTGACTCGATAACAGGCACAGCGAATATCCCGTATTCAGCCCTACATGATATTGATGCTAACAAGCCAGCGGGATCAATAAAAATTCGCGTAAAAACATACCATCATTCCCTTAAGTTAAGGGAAGAAATCCTTGAAGATCAATTAAAAGTGAAGGGAAAACGAAAAATAGCAATTGGAAATTCTGAAGTAGAACAAACAAGTTAG
- a CDS encoding 2-hydroxyglutaryl-CoA dehydratase, with protein sequence MKTTIEEKNVNLHERQQWYDARPRHYSKLEKATTTILFGGLTILHDTLIEAAIRGLGYNIKALDCPDIASLQIGREFGNRGQCNPTYFTVGNLIKYLKDLEKNGLSKEEIIENYLFITSGSCGPCRFGTYVTEYRKALRDAGFEGFRVLLFQQQDGLKKASGSDNAVDLNLSFFSTLLKAIFVGDIINILGYRIRPYEIEAGTTNKVIEECKKKLYEAFLHRKPLIPVLLSCKSAIGAIKVDWTKIKPKVSVIGEFWAMTTEGDGNYKLQQFLETEGAEVEVQPVTAWILFLIWEGRFDTNRRIALKEYDGGRFGLKGKKPQQKLLKLAIGEASVRALFQFYAKLLGLHYYELPNMDEIAEIAHQYYDNHNRGGEGHMEVGKLVLNVKKKKANMTISVKPFGCMPSSGVSDGIQSYITEKYPEAIFLPIETTGDGAVNVYSRVQMMLFKAKLAAQKEYEEAILVKKKKDTQLNDQIALKHSFKHKVACSAANVLYNH encoded by the coding sequence ATGAAAACAACGATTGAAGAAAAAAATGTTAACTTACACGAACGACAACAATGGTACGATGCTAGACCTCGCCACTATTCAAAACTAGAAAAAGCTACGACAACAATACTCTTTGGCGGCTTAACAATTTTGCATGATACATTAATTGAAGCAGCTATTCGAGGTTTAGGCTATAACATTAAAGCCTTAGATTGTCCTGACATTGCCTCTTTACAAATTGGAAGAGAATTCGGTAATCGTGGCCAGTGTAACCCAACGTATTTTACAGTCGGTAATTTAATTAAATATTTAAAAGATCTAGAGAAAAACGGCTTGTCTAAAGAAGAAATCATCGAAAATTACTTGTTTATTACGAGTGGTTCATGTGGTCCTTGCCGATTTGGTACATACGTTACTGAATATCGAAAGGCGCTTCGTGATGCTGGATTTGAGGGTTTTCGTGTTTTGTTATTTCAACAACAAGATGGTTTAAAAAAAGCCTCTGGAAGCGATAATGCCGTCGACCTTAACCTGTCCTTCTTTTCAACATTGTTAAAAGCTATTTTTGTCGGAGATATTATAAATATTTTAGGATATCGAATTCGTCCGTATGAAATAGAGGCGGGAACAACTAATAAAGTGATCGAGGAATGTAAAAAGAAACTTTATGAGGCGTTTTTACATCGCAAGCCACTAATACCTGTTTTATTAAGCTGTAAATCGGCCATTGGGGCGATAAAAGTTGATTGGACAAAAATCAAACCTAAGGTAAGTGTAATCGGTGAGTTCTGGGCAATGACAACTGAAGGGGACGGAAATTACAAACTTCAACAGTTTTTAGAAACTGAAGGCGCAGAAGTTGAGGTACAACCAGTAACTGCTTGGATTTTGTTTTTAATTTGGGAAGGTCGTTTTGATACAAACCGTAGGATCGCTTTAAAAGAATATGATGGTGGTCGATTTGGATTAAAAGGTAAAAAACCTCAGCAAAAGCTATTGAAATTAGCAATAGGTGAAGCTTCAGTGCGGGCCTTGTTTCAATTTTATGCAAAACTTTTAGGACTACATTATTACGAACTACCAAATATGGATGAGATTGCTGAAATCGCCCATCAATATTATGACAACCATAATCGTGGTGGTGAGGGCCATATGGAGGTAGGTAAGCTTGTCTTAAATGTTAAAAAGAAAAAAGCAAACATGACCATTTCCGTGAAACCATTCGGATGTATGCCTTCTTCAGGAGTATCAGATGGAATTCAATCTTATATTACTGAAAAATACCCAGAGGCGATCTTTTTACCAATTGAGACAACGGGGGATGGTGCTGTGAATGTTTATAGTAGAGTACAAATGATGCTTTTTAAAGCAAAACTTGCTGCGCAAAAAGAATATGAAGAGGCTATTTTGGTAAAAAAGAAAAAAGACACTCAATTAAATGACCAAATAGCATTGAAGCATTCTTTCAAACATAAGGTAGCCTGCTCTGCCGCAAATGTCTTATACAACCATTAA
- a CDS encoding EAL-associated domain-containing protein: MDALEVLMNINKIVPYFQPILSATKQKVVGYEVLGRININNEMISLGDFFNNDSIPDEYVMEVDEHIQQMAFDYYCQEKLESNLFINCNVNILMNDHDYTEKLINRIKSYEPRGLKMEKIILEIREHDYIGDLSQLSHLIMYFQSLGIRIAIDDVGKGGSNLDRIAHLEPDILKVDLNLIKGVTVSQTHRDVLYSLSTFARKMGATLLFEGIGDLTKLNAAWRNGGRYYQGFYLASPAPNFVDENCCKEKLTSEFQRFINHERTNLTNQYVFTEELNNRLEQLLKKDKKLPMDELMKAVATKFTDVSFRFYICDQYGFQRSSNYVKNKNSWQKLEEYVGKNWSWRPYFLETIVRMQYEKRGILSDLYSDIETNEFIRTFSYPINEELYLYLDIPYSFLFEKKGLLY, encoded by the coding sequence ATGGATGCATTAGAGGTCTTAATGAATATAAATAAAATTGTCCCATATTTTCAGCCGATTTTAAGTGCTACTAAACAAAAGGTTGTCGGTTATGAAGTTCTAGGTAGAATCAACATTAATAACGAAATGATAAGTTTAGGCGACTTTTTTAATAATGATAGTATTCCAGACGAGTATGTAATGGAAGTAGATGAGCATATTCAACAGATGGCTTTTGACTATTATTGCCAGGAAAAACTAGAGTCTAATTTATTTATTAATTGCAATGTAAATATTTTAATGAATGATCATGACTATACAGAAAAACTGATTAATCGGATTAAATCATATGAACCCCGTGGACTTAAAATGGAGAAAATTATCTTAGAAATTAGGGAGCATGATTATATTGGTGACTTGTCGCAACTTAGTCATTTAATTATGTATTTTCAAAGTTTAGGGATTAGAATTGCCATAGATGATGTAGGAAAAGGAGGCAGTAATTTAGACCGAATTGCACATCTTGAACCTGATATCTTAAAGGTAGATTTAAATTTAATAAAAGGGGTTACAGTTTCACAAACACATCGTGATGTCTTATATTCGTTATCAACGTTTGCTAGAAAAATGGGGGCAACTTTGTTATTTGAAGGTATTGGTGATTTAACGAAACTAAACGCTGCTTGGCGAAACGGAGGGCGTTATTATCAAGGTTTTTACTTAGCATCACCAGCACCTAATTTCGTAGATGAAAATTGTTGTAAGGAAAAGCTTACAAGCGAATTTCAACGATTTATTAATCATGAGCGTACAAATTTAACGAACCAGTACGTCTTTACAGAAGAGTTAAACAACCGTCTTGAACAATTACTAAAAAAAGATAAAAAATTACCTATGGACGAATTGATGAAAGCTGTAGCAACAAAATTTACCGATGTTAGTTTTCGCTTCTACATATGTGACCAATATGGGTTTCAAAGATCCTCTAATTATGTGAAAAATAAAAACTCTTGGCAAAAACTCGAAGAATATGTAGGGAAAAACTGGAGTTGGCGTCCATATTTCCTCGAGACAATCGTGAGGATGCAATACGAGAAAAGAGGGATTTTATCTGACTTGTATAGTGATATCGAAACAAATGAGTTTATTCGGACCTTTTCATATCCGATTAACGAAGAATTATATTTGTATCTAGATATTCCGTACTCCTTTCTTTTTGAGAAAAAGGGGTTGTTATACTAA
- a CDS encoding MFS transporter, giving the protein MTSTLNLKALLFFYYSAMTIIIGYLPVYFHENGLSGGQIGFLLAVGPLAAMIAQPFWGYMTDKYKTSKKVIIACLLGAILGAVFMFSIYNYILLIFAVFFFFAFMSPVGGLGDSLSQKTANRLSVSFGSIRLWGSLGFAIMSLLGGFLLAKIGVQYIFLPFLFFILLTLGIAFGVKDVETSKKPIVLKEAIKLLGNKKFMFFLVIMMLITITHRTNDSFLGIYIVEKGGSESFIGWAWFIGVMSEAFIFATATLWFRKYHALTFIVISGILFAIRWFIMGIIQDPMLVLPLQIMHGLTFGMFYLCAFHFITKLIPEELQSTGHLLFYSFFFGLSGMIGSSIGGIIIEEVSVSYLYSILAFVAAAGALSIGIYKLIYFGLSKEKLLEEQ; this is encoded by the coding sequence ATGACATCCACTTTAAATTTAAAAGCACTCTTATTTTTCTATTATTCAGCAATGACCATTATTATTGGCTACTTACCTGTTTACTTTCATGAAAATGGACTAAGCGGTGGTCAAATAGGTTTTTTGCTAGCTGTCGGTCCACTAGCAGCAATGATTGCTCAGCCGTTTTGGGGTTATATGACGGATAAATATAAAACTTCAAAAAAGGTCATAATCGCTTGTCTTTTAGGCGCTATATTAGGCGCAGTATTCATGTTTAGTATTTATAACTACATACTTTTAATTTTTGCTGTCTTTTTCTTTTTTGCCTTCATGTCCCCGGTAGGCGGTTTAGGTGATAGTCTTTCCCAAAAAACAGCCAATCGATTATCCGTTTCTTTTGGTTCAATTCGATTGTGGGGTTCCCTCGGTTTTGCAATCATGTCACTACTTGGTGGATTCCTTTTAGCAAAGATTGGAGTGCAATACATATTTCTTCCCTTTCTGTTTTTTATCTTGCTAACATTGGGAATTGCTTTTGGAGTAAAGGATGTTGAGACGTCAAAAAAACCTATCGTTCTAAAAGAAGCGATAAAATTACTTGGAAATAAGAAATTCATGTTCTTTTTGGTAATAATGATGCTCATAACTATCACCCATCGAACAAATGACAGTTTCCTAGGGATTTATATTGTTGAAAAGGGTGGGAGTGAATCGTTCATTGGCTGGGCTTGGTTTATTGGGGTTATGTCTGAAGCATTTATCTTTGCTACAGCTACGCTTTGGTTTAGAAAGTATCATGCTTTAACGTTTATCGTAATATCTGGAATTTTGTTTGCGATACGCTGGTTTATTATGGGGATCATTCAGGATCCTATGCTTGTTTTACCTCTACAAATTATGCATGGTCTTACATTTGGCATGTTTTATTTATGTGCATTCCATTTTATTACGAAACTAATCCCAGAAGAGCTCCAATCAACAGGGCATCTATTATTTTATTCTTTCTTTTTTGGATTATCGGGGATGATTGGCTCGAGTATTGGCGGAATCATTATCGAAGAAGTAAGTGTTTCGTATTTATATTCAATTTTAGCTTTTGTGGCAGCCGCTGGAGCTTTGTCTATTGGGATTTATAAATTGATCTATTTTGGACTAAGTAAGGAAAAGCTGTTGGAAGAACAATAA
- a CDS encoding LemA family protein gives MLILIGVIAVLLIFWVTSYNSLVKYRNWVEESWAQIDVQLKRRFDLIPNLVETVKGYAKHEQETLAKVVELRNQISGSGARSRKDQMEANDQLSGALKNLFALREAYPDLKANQNFMMLQEELTGTENKIAYARQLYNNTVMKYNTKIQSVPTNIVASFHKFDRRDMLETRAEERENVQVKF, from the coding sequence ATGCTAATACTTATAGGTGTTATTGCAGTGTTACTAATCTTTTGGGTCACTTCGTATAACTCACTTGTGAAATATCGTAATTGGGTTGAAGAATCGTGGGCACAGATTGATGTTCAATTAAAAAGACGTTTTGATTTAATCCCTAACTTAGTTGAAACAGTCAAGGGTTATGCAAAACATGAGCAAGAAACTTTAGCAAAAGTAGTTGAATTACGAAATCAAATTAGTGGTTCTGGAGCTAGATCAAGAAAAGATCAAATGGAAGCAAATGATCAGTTGTCAGGAGCTTTAAAAAATTTATTTGCTTTACGTGAAGCATATCCAGACTTAAAAGCAAACCAAAACTTTATGATGCTTCAAGAAGAACTAACGGGAACGGAAAATAAAATTGCCTATGCAAGACAGCTTTATAATAATACAGTTATGAAATACAACACGAAAATACAATCTGTCCCTACAAACATCGTTGCATCTTTTCATAAATTTGATCGTCGTGACATGCTTGAGACTAGAGCAGAAGAACGTGAAAATGTTCAAGTAAAGTTTTAG
- the htpX gene encoding zinc metalloprotease HtpX yields the protein MLLYEQIQSNKRKTIVIVAFFIVFVIAVGSTLTYIMAGDFVTGAIFTTVFATIYAGIILMSSTKVVMSMNHAKEIKSKNENPFLWNSVENLAMVARIPMPRVFIINDPSPNAFATGTSPKNGAVAVTTGLLERLNREEVEGVLAHEVAHIKNFDIRLATIALALVSVVAIISDLGSRMIFYARGGRDKKQHPAVLIIALVLLVLSPLIASLIKLAISRNREYLADASATELTRNPNALASALEKITGVATPVREASSASASLYFADPLKKKMAGLMSTHPPAEERIKRLRQM from the coding sequence ATGTTACTATACGAACAAATCCAATCGAATAAACGTAAAACAATCGTCATTGTTGCCTTTTTTATTGTATTTGTTATTGCTGTTGGTTCGACACTCACTTATATTATGGCAGGTGATTTTGTAACAGGAGCGATTTTTACGACTGTTTTTGCGACAATCTATGCTGGAATTATTCTTATGTCAAGTACGAAAGTCGTCATGAGTATGAACCATGCCAAAGAAATTAAGTCAAAAAATGAAAATCCTTTCTTATGGAACTCGGTTGAAAATTTAGCGATGGTAGCAAGGATTCCCATGCCGAGAGTATTCATTATCAACGACCCTAGTCCTAATGCTTTTGCTACAGGAACTTCTCCGAAAAACGGTGCTGTTGCTGTGACAACTGGACTATTAGAACGGCTTAATAGAGAAGAGGTAGAAGGTGTTTTAGCCCATGAAGTTGCTCATATCAAAAATTTTGATATTAGACTAGCAACAATTGCCCTCGCCCTTGTTTCAGTTGTTGCTATCATTAGTGACCTTGGCTCGAGGATGATCTTTTATGCTAGAGGAGGAAGAGATAAGAAGCAACATCCAGCGGTATTAATTATCGCCCTTGTTTTGCTCGTCCTCTCGCCGTTAATTGCATCATTAATAAAGCTTGCTATATCAAGAAATCGCGAGTACTTAGCAGATGCTAGTGCAACAGAGTTAACTAGAAATCCAAATGCTTTAGCAAGTGCTCTTGAGAAAATTACTGGGGTTGCGACTCCTGTTAGAGAAGCATCAAGTGCTTCAGCGTCACTCTATTTTGCCGATCCCCTTAAGAAGAAAATGGCAGGTTTAATGTCGACACATCCACCTGCTGAAGAACGAATTAAAAGATTAAGACAAATGTAA
- a CDS encoding methyl-accepting chemotaxis protein: protein MSSLRGKIISGFSVILLLLVLMSGYSLYNVHQINNDVEQIVQEDLERVSLSDELAYNMAERLALVRGYILLGKKEYKESYIELTEQSYVLEEELLAIHEDIKIINLVEKSQLWDRLISGRIFPMFEANGRETAIISIQYQVDPLANEVVEGYHQLALAGKEHIINQGKDMMSRGDTIVLFNIIATVIGIVISLVVALITAKKIVAPITAVVNVVERVAKGDLTGKAIEVKSNDELGRLTASTNEMAINLRSLLTKTTETSSQVAAASEELTASSHQTTVATNQIAATIKDVAQGAEVTVSGTKESARAMEEMTTGIQRIAESSSVVAESSLDATHEAQEGNKSLQRVIEQMNSISEAVKEATVIIGRLGERSNEIGSILGVITTIADQTNLLALNAAIEAARAGEHGKGFAVVADEVRKLAEESRQSAAKISSVIHEIQAETSVAVKTMDNGTKEVEAGINVVEETGYAFERILGAIQNVSSQIQEVSATAEQMSASSEEVSASVDEMANVAVETAEHFQLVASGAEQQLSSMEEIKTSANNLSELAQELQEEIKKFKL, encoded by the coding sequence ATGAGCAGTTTGCGTGGGAAGATTATAAGTGGATTTTCTGTCATTTTACTTTTGTTAGTTCTTATGTCTGGATATAGTCTTTATAATGTTCATCAAATTAATAACGACGTAGAGCAAATTGTGCAAGAGGATTTAGAAAGAGTTTCGTTAAGTGATGAGTTAGCTTACAATATGGCAGAACGATTAGCATTAGTTCGGGGTTATATTTTACTTGGTAAAAAGGAATATAAAGAAAGTTATATCGAATTAACTGAGCAAAGCTATGTATTAGAAGAGGAATTATTAGCGATCCACGAAGATATAAAAATTATCAATTTAGTAGAGAAAAGTCAGCTTTGGGATCGTCTTATTAGTGGGAGAATATTCCCGATGTTTGAGGCGAATGGAAGAGAAACGGCTATTATTAGTATTCAGTATCAGGTAGATCCTTTAGCAAATGAAGTTGTGGAAGGTTATCATCAATTAGCCCTAGCTGGGAAAGAGCATATTATTAACCAAGGTAAAGATATGATGTCTCGTGGCGATACGATTGTTTTATTCAATATTATTGCTACCGTCATTGGAATTGTTATTTCTCTGGTTGTGGCTTTAATAACTGCGAAGAAAATTGTCGCACCTATTACAGCAGTAGTTAATGTAGTCGAGCGAGTAGCTAAAGGAGATTTGACTGGAAAAGCGATTGAAGTTAAATCAAATGATGAATTAGGCCGGTTGACGGCGTCAACAAATGAAATGGCTATTAATTTACGGAGTTTACTTACGAAAACAACGGAAACGTCAAGCCAAGTGGCTGCTGCGTCTGAAGAACTAACTGCTAGTTCTCATCAAACGACTGTAGCTACAAATCAAATTGCAGCAACGATTAAAGATGTTGCTCAAGGTGCTGAAGTTACTGTAAGTGGAACGAAAGAAAGTGCTAGAGCTATGGAAGAAATGACGACTGGTATTCAAAGAATTGCTGAGTCATCTTCCGTTGTTGCTGAAAGTTCATTAGATGCAACACATGAAGCACAAGAAGGTAATAAGTCATTGCAACGAGTAATTGAGCAAATGAACTCTATTAGTGAGGCTGTAAAAGAAGCAACAGTCATTATCGGTCGTTTAGGTGAACGTTCAAATGAAATTGGTAGTATTTTAGGAGTCATTACGACAATTGCCGATCAAACAAATTTATTAGCTTTGAACGCTGCTATTGAAGCGGCTAGAGCAGGTGAACATGGAAAAGGTTTTGCGGTTGTTGCTGATGAAGTTCGTAAGCTTGCTGAAGAATCTCGTCAGTCTGCTGCGAAAATCTCGTCAGTTATCCATGAAATTCAAGCAGAAACATCAGTTGCTGTTAAAACAATGGATAATGGTACTAAAGAAGTAGAGGCTGGTATTAATGTAGTTGAAGAAACAGGCTATGCTTTTGAACGAATTTTAGGTGCAATCCAAAATGTATCTTCACAAATTCAAGAAGTTTCGGCAACTGCAGAACAAATGTCTGCAAGTTCTGAAGAAGTAAGTGCATCTGTGGATGAAATGGCTAACGTTGCTGTCGAAACTGCCGAGCACTTCCAATTAGTTGCTTCAGGGGCTGAACAGCAGTTATCTTCAATGGAAGAAATCAAAACTTCAGCAAATAACTTAAGCGAGTTAGCCCAAGAACTACAAGAAGAAATTAAGAAGTTTAAACTATAA